The Streptomyces sp. NBC_00162 genome window below encodes:
- a CDS encoding alpha/beta hydrolase, producing the protein MDPELEAFVPFLPDLDMDDPVASRKDFAERAAGAPAPDTSNMEVEDRTVPADPDVAVRIYRPHRAQGALVWLHGGGGVFGGLDSEHPWAARLADLAGAVVISVDYRLAPEHRFPAALDDAYAVLTWTAEHAAELGVDPERIAVGGHSAGGGLAAAVALRARDHQGPPIRFQLLNEPGLDDREQTWSRREFTDVPWMNRDKVAAAWRHYLGSQPATPYAAPARAADLSGLPPAYIATAELCPNRDEDIAYALRLLQAGVSVDLHQWPGTFHGSQAILSAEVSQRQIADLTAALRRALA; encoded by the coding sequence ATGGATCCCGAACTCGAAGCATTCGTACCGTTCCTGCCTGACCTCGACATGGACGACCCGGTCGCCTCGCGCAAGGACTTCGCCGAGCGTGCCGCCGGGGCGCCGGCACCGGACACCTCGAACATGGAGGTCGAGGACCGCACCGTTCCCGCCGATCCGGACGTGGCGGTGCGGATCTACCGCCCGCACCGGGCACAGGGCGCCCTCGTCTGGCTGCACGGCGGCGGAGGCGTCTTCGGCGGCCTGGACAGCGAGCATCCGTGGGCCGCACGGCTCGCGGACCTCGCCGGGGCGGTGGTGATCTCGGTCGACTACCGCCTGGCGCCCGAGCACCGGTTCCCGGCCGCCCTGGACGACGCCTACGCCGTACTGACCTGGACCGCCGAGCACGCGGCCGAACTCGGCGTCGACCCGGAGCGGATCGCGGTCGGCGGTCACAGCGCCGGCGGGGGGCTCGCGGCCGCGGTGGCGTTGCGGGCGCGTGACCATCAGGGGCCGCCGATCCGCTTCCAGCTGCTCAACGAGCCCGGACTCGACGACCGGGAACAGACGTGGTCGCGCCGGGAGTTCACCGACGTGCCCTGGATGAACCGCGACAAGGTCGCCGCAGCATGGCGGCACTACCTGGGCTCCCAGCCCGCCACGCCGTACGCCGCCCCCGCGCGGGCCGCCGACCTGTCCGGCCTGCCCCCGGCGTACATCGCCACCGCGGAGCTCTGCCCCAACCGTGACGAGGACATCGCCTACGCGCTGCGCCTGCTGCAGGCGGGCGTGTCGGTCGACCTGCACCAGTGGCCCGGCACGTTCCACGGGTCGCAGGCGATCCTCTCCGCCGAGGTGTCGCAACGCCAGATCGCCGACCTCACCGCAGCCCTGCGCCGCGCGCTGGCCTAG